Genomic DNA from Ruminococcus sp. OA3:
GACGGCAGAGCGCTTTTCATCAATCCGTTCCCAGAAGCAGAAAGAATAACGCCTGGAAAGCTGGTCAATCTGTATCTGATCAAGAACTGGAAACTGCTGATTGGTAAAAGAATCATATAAAAGAGGAATTCCTTTGCTGAGGAACGCCTGCTTAATGCGCATGGCCTGAGTAACCGCATGTTTGGCTATCCTGTAATACAGTCCGTCTTCGAACAAAGTTTCAAACTGAATGCCAAGCAGCCTGCCTTTTGCCAGCATTCCGCCGTTTTGCTTGATAAGATATCGGAAGTCTGTCTTCAGGGCAGAATCTGTGATGACAACAGCTTCACCGAACAGTGCGCCGACTTTTGTTCCGCCGATATAAAAGACGTCTGCAAGTCTGGAAAAGTCTGGCAGCGCAAGATCACAGGAATCAGCCATGAGCCCATAACCCATTCTGGCGCCGTCGATGTACAGTGGTATCCGGCAGCGGCGGCATACGCTGTTTATGGCTACCAGTTCATTTTTTGAATAAAGGGTGCCG
This window encodes:
- a CDS encoding beta-eliminating lyase-related protein, whose protein sequence is MIRFESDYAEGAHPLIIQRLCDTNMEQTPGYGVDCHCDAARRHIKKACLSPDADIHFLVGGTQTNTTVISSILRPHQGVICASTGHINVHESGAIEASGHKVLSLPCDDGKITAQQIEDFILGHFHDENFEHMVQPGMVYLSWPTENGTLYSKNELVAINSVCRRCRIPLYIDGARMGYGLMADSCDLALPDFSRLADVFYIGGTKVGALFGEAVVITDSALKTDFRYLIKQNGGMLAKGRLLGIQFETLFEDGLYYRIAKHAVTQAMRIKQAFLSKGIPLLYDSFTNQQFPVLDQIQIDQLSRRYSFCFWERIDEKRSAVRFCTSWATSETDVDQLLSDIEHL